The Rosa chinensis cultivar Old Blush chromosome 7, RchiOBHm-V2, whole genome shotgun sequence DNA segment TTACGTTTCTGCCCATAGTGCTTTTGGCATCTATTTTTTTCATGTGCTTTACTGTGTGAGGTCTCGTTTCCATGTTCtttcttgttgcttgatgaAGTTATTATGTGGTTTAGTGATTTGTAGGAAATAGCCTACTGTATCATGAATGTTACAAGTGTTGACAGGGTTGTTGGCATAAGTCAATGAGAAGGGGGAGTAATATTTCTGATCCTAGTAGCAGTGGTATAGACATGGTAGAAAAGCAACCACAACCGGGCACTTTGCTTCTTGTTTGAACCCTAACCCTATATTGACCCCTCATTTTCCTAAGTGACAAGAAAAGTTTCCTTGAGAAAATTACTAATGTACcccaaagtttttatttttctttgtaacTCCATATTTGATCAAGAATTTCTTTGTGTGTGAGGTTGCTTCAAGCTATCCTTTCTTTACCCCCTTTTGATCTAGGATTCTATCAGTTGATAGAGTGAATTTTAATAGTTCTGCAATCGAACCTCTTAGCATAGGTCCTAGTATCATTTCGTTTACAAGGATTTCTTCATTCACCtttttggtttggtaattacacGGGTTTTCGTCATTCATATCTAACTAGCTGACATTTATGGCCGCTTACATTAGTCAAGCCTGCTGACTATTAATAAAAGAATAGTGATCGATTGTTCTTTGACCTATTTAGAGTACCACCTTTTAAGACCTTTCATTACCTTCCTAGAAGAAATGCTCAAGTTTTTTGGAGCCCAAATCTCCTCACACAAAGTGTTGTATATACTTTTTCTTTGGTCTGATGGTATACGCGCACACACACAagtacacacacacagacacgTTCATATACATAGATACCGGTCTGGTGTCTGCAGTGCCAACTTCCCTGAAATACAAGGGATGTTGGaaggtgtattttttttcttttactgttATGACGGTGCAGCTGTTTGTTATGCATAGTTGTCAGTTTGTATGTGTATACATAAATATGTCTGCATTACAGACATGCGCACCTGGGCATGAGATTATGATTACAGATGATCATATGTCTACTAATATCCCATTTCTCTCATTTTTGAATATGGGCTTTGGCCTATAAAGCACCTCGCGGGCCTGAGCTTTAATCTTTTCTGAAGAGACATGATACTGACTTATCTCGGTGTAATAAGATCATTATGAAGTCCGTAATCTTAGTATTTACCTCACTGTACTTTTCTGGTGTTTGGCTATCAGCTGTAATTAAGTTTACTACATGCTAATGAAGGGTATGAAGATATCGTAGCAATAGAGAATTTCATAAAAATGGAGTTGGAACTGAGATTGAATGGATGTTGAGATATAAATTGATATGCTAAATTTGTCTCAACAAATTGATATGCTAAATTTTGACAAATTTGTCGAACTCAATAAGACTGAATTTCTTTCTTGATGGGATCAAGAATGTCAGAGTAGAGCCTTTCATGCTGTAGGACAGGAAAAAGAGTCACCTGTGCTATGCAATTTAGTGTATAAGAATATCAAGCTGGTTCTAATCTTTGTTTAACTTTGGAACTTGTAGAAAGAAGCTCTTTCAGATGATAAATGATCTCCCCACCATATTTGAAGTTGTGACAGGCAATGTTAGGCAGCCTATGAACCAATCTGGTATTCATCACAACAGTAGCAAGAGCAAATCAAGTGGGAAGCCGGTAAGCAGACAGACTATTTTGAGtgcttttgtttcctttcctcTTTTAGTTAATTAATAGTAGCTCTTGCTTTGTTGGTGCTGAGCAGTCTCGGCAACCTGAAATCAACCCAAGTAAAGGGGTAAAGATGTCTCCACTAGCCAAAGAAGACGAGGAAAgcggggaagaagaagaagaagatgatgaacaaGGTGCTACTTGCGGGGCGTGTGGAGACAACTATGGCGCTGACGAGTTCTGGATTTGCTGTGATGTGTGTGAGAGATGGTTTCATGGGAAATGTGTGAAGATTACACCTGCAAAGGCTGAGCATATCAAGCAGTACAAGTGCCCAAGTTGCAGTAGCAAGAGGGCTAGAGTTTGAATCTAGGTTTTGAATTTGGAGACAACACCGATCAAAGAAATCAGATGAGGTGTTTTACAACTATCAGTACATTTTGGAGTAAAACAAAAGTCAGTTGTCTATCTTTTAGTTAATGAATTTGAATGACTGCAGATGGGATTCTAAGTTTTGCTACTTTTGGCTTTTGTTCTGTCTAATTTTAGCACGAATTTGTTTCTAATATGAATAGTCAGTTATAAATATGTCCATGCAGTATCGGTGTTTGACTTTGATACATTTCTAAATGTGGTTATGCAGTCTATTAATCCTGTGGTGTTGCAACTTTTTGTTATTCCATGCTACTGTCTGATCTTGGCTAAGATTTTATTCAAGTGTTATATTAACACCTCTTGCAAGAAAGCACAGATGTTGAACAATTGTTTGTGCAGGCAAGATGCAACTGCTCATGCAAAGGAGGGTTTCAGGTAAGTCACTCAGAGATGTACTGGAAGGCTTTGGTTCTTATTATGGCACCAAGGTTTGGGTGGACAATTGGATATGAGCAACATCTATGACTAATAGAATTTGCTCAAGGCAGGTTTGATTGAAAAGAGGAGGCATCATCAAAGCATGGGAATGCTTTCCATGAAGTTGAAATAGCCTTATATTTACTGGCACTAGCGTCTAGTTAAGCAAAATGTGTGCGCtcaattttatttgtctaatttaaACTCCCCAATCTCTCTGTCGTTCAATTTATCAACATATTGTTCAATAGAATTACTGAGGTGCCAAGTAATTATTAATGTTATGCTTGCTTATTTTAGTGCACAAGTGACGTTAAAATTTATTGTCAAAAAATGATACATGTGAATGCACGCAGTAATGATGAATCATAGATCAGATGAGCTCtggagggaaaaaaagaaaagaaaaaaaaagagagctcTGAAGAAAGTTGCTTAAAGAATCAATCTAGGACGTATTCCTTTTTATAAATTCTGTTTTACTCACTCGATCAGTGGCCTTCTTTTTCGCCTTTCCAATTGTTGGTGCTACGACGAAGTGAAATGAGGATCAGTCTCTGACCATCTATAACAGAAGTGCCTGATACACTTTGCAATCTCCTCAACGTTAGGTCAGTTTGTCCATTGATATCACCTTCCGGCTCTTGGGACAGTCACTGCCAAGGCCGAAGCAGCAAGTAATATGATTGTGATCAACGAAGTATTGAATCATGGATTTAGGCCAGTTTGTTAAGGTCACCTTAGGCTTTTAGTCCTTTTAGCTCCTGGTTAATGTTCACTGTTCCATAATTCATGCTCCAGATACATTTGAGTTATCTCAGCAACAGTTCTAACATGAAATTACTTCAATGCAAATCAAACAGCTCATCCATATGTTCACTTCTTCacaaaacagaaataaaaaattgaacaaGCTCAACGGACAAGTTGTGCTTGGCAAGGTCATCAGCAAGTATGTTCCTCTCTCTAGACATGTGCTTCAGATCCACCCTTTCAAACAACTCATTAAAGTGTCTTCAGGTTTTAACCATTAGGCCAAGAGGACGGAGATCATCCAGTGTTAGTCAGCAAGACATTAACTGAGATACTGGAGTCGGATTTAATAGCTAAGTTTTGTTCTGAAATTTTGGAAGACTTGAAAGATTGAAAGTTCTTTTACCTAATTCGAACTGATCTGACTAGGGGTGGGCATTTTGTACCGAAAATGCGGTTACCGACCCGAACCACACCGAACTAAAATGGTGTCGTTTTATGATCACACCGCACCTAACCATATAAAAGCGGTTCGGTTATGGTTTCAGGTCATAAACCACCCAATTTAAACCGACCCACACCGAATTtattttaaatacattttatttatttattatatctctattgatggaaatgttggttttcaatatataagaaatccatttttgattaggttagccctctctttctagttgaaattaataaatcccTCCAAACCGAAACCGACCCGATCCGCACCGAAAAATAGTGTAACCGAAATAATCGGTTCAGCCCTTTTGTAATGTGGTTGCGGTTTGACATATAGGCCAACCGAAAAAAGCGGTTTAGTTGCTGTTTGGGTctcaaaccgaaccgaactgCACCGCGCCCACCCCTAGATCTGACATTCTtgttaaaattgactcaaatctCTTAAACACTGTCATCACTAAACAGAATCAGTTGAAACAGCATTAACAGATAAACCCATGCAGACTTATTCAACAAATTCTGTGATGGAGAAAAGATCAACGAAAGTACATCGAAAAGTTCAGAAATAGATACTAGTATTGATTCCAGAGTCATCTCCTTAGTTTTAGGGGAGGCTTGGGTCGGATTGTATTGATGTTAAACAGCAAGAATACAAGAATCCCAAGACCAGAAATTTGTAGTACAAAAGCAGGCCAAAAACAAATGTCACAAAAGATCAAATAGATTGATAACTTGGCCATTCCGTAGAGCTGTGGAAAAGTCCTATTCCAAGGTGCAAGCATCTGCAATCTctatataatttttgttttcagtGTTCTTTTCCAATAGAAGAAGCTTGCTAGATTATTACTCATTATAAATAGAGAGCAATGAAGGGAAGCAAATTGTTACATATATCTATCACTGACTCCTAGAGTTCAGTGCGACATCACCCCCCACCTGATGCACCAGATGCTATTAGTTCATTAGCATTCACAAAAAAtagttccaacttccaacaGTGTCCTGAAGTAACCAGTAATAAGAGGTGAACATATTATTAAGCCATACAATCTGCATTTAGAATGAGGAAGAGGCTTGGAGACCATTGTCATACATATAACAGGAACAGATTATCAATGTAACTTTTCCGGAGAAAATAATATGTCAACAACTTTGTTGCTATGCCAAGTGACAACAGACCAGACTAATAAAAGGGAGAAAAAGAGATAAAACTAAAAGAAAGGCACTAATAATATGAAGTGGAAGGGATAAGTAGGAATGGTGCTCTTTTTAATGCCAGCAACACAATTCTTTCCTATTTGTGAAGCCATAGTTTTGAAAACCTGGTTTAAAACACATCCACGTTAAGGCAAGAATGGACAGAAAGATTGCGGTACAGTATGGAGGAAAGTGAATGGAATGATCAGTGTCATTATAATGAAATGTAGACATGTCAATGAGAGAAGATGAATTTAAAGCAATACAGCTTTGAAAGGGAAAGGACTGATAAATTCATTCATGAAAAAAATGATCAAGTAGACCGCGGCGGCTTTCAGCATTCATTTTAGGATACAGTCTGCATGCAGAAAGTTCTCCCTAAATGAACTTGCACCTTTTCCATTGTTCTCTTGTGCTTCCCGTCACTAGCAACTGCTTTGAAATAAGCAAGATCAATCTGATCCCCTCTAAGTAAAATATTTATGGTCGAAATGAAAGTAATATTGGAAAATTTATGATCCCTTCAAGGTCCCTtaaaatttaaactaagttgTTCTCAGACACAACTCATTGCGATGATACTAATGGTTTATGATTGAGATGATCTCAGCAGCTTCCGAGCTTGCTGTCAAAGCAAAGCCTTGGAACTTTGCCTATTTCTGGGCACCTAATCCACCAGGAAGCTGCTGAGATCATTTATATGTAAATCAATGAGGATCTATTACATCATACACAGTACACTGtagggaaaaaagaaaacagaccAAAAGAAAAGGTTACCTACACTGAGATAAAGACAATGATTGGAATAAGAAAGCTATACCCATCTGATACATCGGAGGTATTCATCCAAACAGAGAATCCTATTATCTACTATGCCAGTGAAGCAGCCACACCCAGATGGGATCTACAACATATGCATAGAATGAATGACTGTAAAAGTACACTTACGTAGTACCAAAGTTAAACAATTACTTTCTTTTGTGGTGCAATGGAGTCTTAGAATCCCAGACCAGAAAAACTTTCTAGTTCTAGCAATTCCATAGAGATCGTCAAGGATAGCATAAGTGTTGCTTGAGGATGGGGGCTGTGGAGAATCTGAAAGCCAGTGTGCATAGATAAAATGCAAGTGCAGAATCAGTTTCAACCTCCAAAATGGTAATGTTGCAATGCTTACCCATTTTCAGACCAATAAGAAGCTCCCACGCTTCTGATTAGACATGCATAAAACCATTGAGCCAGTCCCTATTATGATCTTTGAGCAATCCTCCAGCTCCTGTTTTCCCCGAATTCATAATCCTAGTCCATCAGTGGTTGCCTTCAGGATGATTTTGCCAAGAAAGGAGATTCAGACAATAACTGTGTGATTTTTACCTAGTTTGAGCATGAATCTCATTCATCAGAAGCACTGAGAATCACATGAGCAGATTATGGCATGCAAAAACCACTATTAAACAACTGTTTGTTCCTCCATTTCCAGATATATCAAAAACAAAGAGATTGCACCAAAGCAGGTCATTAGTTAATTCATTATATAAGGATTGAATAGTTCTAACTAGACGTGCAAAGCAATGGTGATAATATGAGTTGCTATATCATTAAATGTTATGAGATAATCCAAGATGGCAAATTGGGTTTCTCTTGATGAAACCAAGATCAACTTGATGTCCAAACATTCCTCGAATGTTTTCCATCTGGTAGAGTATCATGGCCGGTCTTTCAAGCTAGAGACCCTAGGCAATATCCTCAACATCTTCCAGAACCCCCATAGGATGCAACATTTCTGGCCTGAACATGCCAGAATTTCCAATCTCCACCCACTTCCCAAATGGCCGAAAATCTCCATGCTAGGCTCTGATAAGGATTATAAGCTGGCTTGAATTTCAGCTTGGACATACCCAGCCTCGAGAAGAAGTCTTCAAGGACTCCCATCAAGTCACCAAGAGTAAGGCCTCGGTCACATATACAACCTTCTATCTGGTGAAACTCTGCAAGATGTGTTCGATCTACTGATTCGTTTCGGGAACACACGATCAGTAGAGAAGTACTTTTTGGGAGTAAAGCTTTTCCAATCACAACCATATCCCCTggactcaaaagtcaaaaccaccaCACTCATGCACTCAACATAATCTTCTGGAAGCTTCCTGGTAGTTGAAGGGGTTTTCAAGAAGAATGTATCGTGCGAATGACGAGCAGGGTGTTGCTGCGGCTGGAAGAGTGCGTCGAATTTCCAGAAGCTGCTATCGACATAATTGTTAGTAGCCATCTCCTCACGTCCCATCTGTATCAGAATATCCTTCACTTGCTTCCTtaccttcaaggcttcaagagTGGATGTAATGCACCAAATTTAGAGGCATACCTTGAGCATTCAAGTTGAACTCTTTGAGTTCCAACTCCTTCCAATCCCCATTCTGCAGATTTTCACGAATCAGATCCGTAACAACTTTCTTACAAAAGCATAATTTGGAGCCTTTTTAACTGGTGAATATCCCTTTCCGAGTCTGCCTCAATTTTAGCTCAGTACGTAGATGGCCGCATTGGCTTGTATTCTCATAAGCAATTCTCTGACATTGTCATCTACATTATGCTGAACCTTTCTCTGACCTTGTTAATCATTGCGACATGCATGACCAAATCTAAATTCTAAATTGAAAGGGTtagaataaaatcataaaaatttatATCCTCATAATCAACTCCATATGTCTCAGTATATCATAATTTAGCCACTAATCTCGCCTTGTAATTGTTCACAGATCTATCAGCATTGTGCTCAACTGTGAATACCGTCTACACCCTATAGGCTACAGCTCTCTTCTCATTTGGTAAATTGGTAGTGGTACTATTGGTATATATACCTCCCAAGCACAAGTACCAGAAGCACAAGTCAATATTGTGCGACAGCAAAACCCTAGTATTGTCTTCCTATCGGAAACCCTAGCCACGCCGGACTTGTTGAACGACGTTCGTCGACGTATAGGCTTTGACAGTGTCCTCTGCTCACCATGAGAAGATGACTGTCGGGGGTTGGGATTATTTTGGCAGGCTGAAATCCCTGTGCATCTCCGGAATTACTCTGCAAATCATATTGATGCAGAAGTGGGAGTGGTTCCGATGGTGTGTTTCGCTTCACAGGAATATACGGTGTAGCTACAATGGCAAATCGTATTATTACATGGAACCTGTTGAAATAATAGAAAATACTTTAGTACATTAAtataccgatacatcaagtagactaggttcaatacagaTGTAGACGAGCTCGGTACAATGGTAGACTAACTCCATACATGTCTACCTatgtactgagctagtctacctctatattgaacctagtctacttgatgtatcagtACATTAATGGCAATGGACTAGAGCTataactgatcgtattcacaCACTCGGCCAAAAGCGTAAAGGCctgatatatatgcctgaggtcactcccagcaaccccgaaACCTCAGGCCTCCGACCTTCAAATCAAAGCATTTAAAAGCGGTCACTCAGGACCAAAATGTTACTCAACTCTCAAAGGAGACATCACAACCTATGACTCTCAATCCTCAGACCCCcagtcgtcagatcaaaacgttaagcAAGTCGCTCTAGACCCAAAATATTAAAgcaaatcaaaaggagatgtcaccccatGACCTCCAAATCCTCAGACCCCCGGTTGTTAGATTCAAAACATTAAAATCTCattaaagcaactcacaccaatatAAATGCAGTGAAAAGTCACGTCTCAAAacatagaaattcccaatttccAAAACATTGTCTTCCGAAAAGTCACgcctcaaaacaatataatgaaacccatcaatccaTATTGCTTAAATCAACCTTCAATCCATAAAGATATACAtatttcacatatatatatatatatatatatatatatataactttgctcaggtgcggatatccgcatcTAAgaaaaaaggtacggatttccagttttgatccacttttcgatcatattttcacatcttaaccattcagtttttaggtcctaatgtatagatcacctctgcagaatttcagccaaattggtgatcgttaaggcatccaaaactgcaatttacacaaacgaaccgaatctgccgaaccggaaccgttcgtgtacattgttgtaaattgtagttttggatgccttaacgatcaccaatttggctaaaatttttcagagatgatctatacattaggacctaaaaactgaacggttaagatgtgaaaatatgattgaaaagtggCTCAAAACCTcaaatccgtacctaagaaaaactgcggacgtccgcagtggagaagcgctgtatatatatatatatatatataatcattcactcaggaatgccacaaatactaactatagtttgcagttaaataaataactcccaaaacgATAAGGTAACTCCGTTCATAAATGAGCATTGTGAGAtcactcacctcgaaattccagTTGcatcttcacaccactagataGCTTACAGAACgcactctgtcaagcacctaaggaaagTACATTTTCGCTTCAGTATACGAATCACAAGGTGATTAAAGTTTGAGTCCCCCGATCAAACTACAATCCGAAAGTAAAGCCAATCGAGGCTAAACCCCATCCGAGACCagccaaagtctccggaatacttttacgattgatatgacaaaactacaagtcgatccatcagtcagatcctcacggatcgaaaccaAAATAAATCGAAAAcaccaaaaaccctaacatgcccTGCAATCTCCAAAAGTTACAAaccatatatcaaaacgctcgtatctaCGAGTAAATGATAATAGGTGAAAGAAACTACCCTACACATAGTCGAACGCGCCGCCACAGACAGCTGCACGTGCACCGCATGCGCCTCCTGTCCAAAAGCAAAACCAGCACgatccaaccgtccaaaatgaGAGAATACTAAGTGGAGAAACTTTAATACCCGGAGTTCAAGCCAACTCGACCTAGATCGCAGCCAATCACCGCCGTAAGCTAGATTCCACTATTCACCTTGTGTTGGAGCTTCTCTAGTGCAAATCGATCAAACCCACCACTATGGATCGAAAGAGGATGCTCCCAACAACCTAACACAACCGGTTTGAATCCTCGCcatcgtcggagatcggagaaccgatcgggtctgACACCTCTCGTCTTCGCGGCTTCGATGCGCCGCTGTGGGAGAGAATTGGTGCAAGAGACCGCCATAGAGAGGACCAGAACAAGGAGGCTAGTCGATTTGGGTTGGTTTCACTACTGGAGATCGCCGAAAAAAGAAACGCCGGCCGAGTCGGAAAACAGGGTCCGGGTCAGGTCTATCGGTttcgaggagagagaacagagcttTCCcggtttctatttttggaagtttttgaaaatgtaaataatgaatttccaaaacagaaattcttatttatagtaatttccaAAATTATCAGAAACTTCTGCCAACTATAACTTTCTTGTATGAACTTTGATTTAGTGCGCTGC contains these protein-coding regions:
- the LOC112177271 gene encoding PHD finger protein ALFIN-LIKE 7 — translated: MEGIPHPVPRTVEEVFSDFRGRRAGLIKALTTDVQKFYQQCDPEKENLCLYGLPNEAWEVNLPVEEVPPELPEPALGINFARDGMAEKDWLSLVAVHSDSWLLAVAFYFGARFGFGKNERKKLFQMINDLPTIFEVVTGNVRQPMNQSGIHHNSSKSKSSGKPSRQPEINPSKGVKMSPLAKEDEESGEEEEEDDEQGATCGACGDNYGADEFWICCDVCERWFHGKCVKITPAKAEHIKQYKCPSCSSKRARV